From the Vulpes lagopus strain Blue_001 chromosome 15, ASM1834538v1, whole genome shotgun sequence genome, one window contains:
- the LAMTOR1 gene encoding ragulator complex protein LAMTOR1, protein MGCCYSSENEDSDQDREERKLLLDPSSPPTKALNGAEPNYHSLPPTRTDEQALLSSILAKTASNIIDVSAADSQGMEQHEYMDRARQYSTRLAVLSSSLTHWKKLPPLPSLTSQPHQVLASEPIPFSDLQQVSRIAAYAYSALSQIRVDAKEELVVQFGIP, encoded by the exons ATGGGGTGCTGCTACAGCAGCGAGAACGAGGACTCGGACCAG GACCGAGAGGAACGGAAGCTGCTGCTGGACCCTAGCAGCCCCCCTACCAAAGCCCTCAATGGAGCTGAGCCCAACTACCACAGCCTGCCTCCCACCCGCACAGATGAGCAGGCCCTGCTCTCCTCCATCCTTGCTAAAACAGCCAG CAACATCATTGACGTGTCTGCTGCGgactcccagggcatggagcagCATGAGTACATGGATCGGGCAAGGCAGTACAG CACCCGCTTGGCTGTGCTGAGCAGCAGCCTGACCCACTGGAAGAAGCTGCCACCGCTGCCATCTCTCACCAGCCAGCCCCACCAAGTGCTGGCCAGCGAGCCCATCCCCTTCTCCGATTTGCAGCAG gtctccaggatagctGCTTATGCCTACAGTGCACTTTCTCAGATCCGAGTGGACGCAAAAGAGGAGCTGGTTGTACAGTTTGGGATCCCATGA